TGGAAATTGGGTATTTATGTATAGTGTGTGTTAGGTTTTTTTCAAATTATGTTAAAACTTGGAATGCAGAGAACTTAAGCAAATAAAAGGCTCACTCTTTGGACCTTTACCCACCAACCAGACATGGAGCCACTAAGTAGCTGTAGAAGAGTAGCAGGCAGGAGTGATTAAGTTGCCTGGTCTTTGACCAAAGGGTCCTGTCCTTTCCTACTCAGCTGACTTGGAGCTAGATGAGGTGGAGGACTTCCTCGGGGAGCTCATGACGAACGAGTTTGATACAGTTGTAGAGGATGGGAGTCTGCCCCAGGTGAGCATATTGTGGACACAACTGCCATCTCCCAGCTTGCAGtctttcttttcctgtgtctgttttaGGCCATGACTCTAACCATTCTTGAGTCCTGCACAACTCTCTGTGACTCCCTGTGGCCTAAAGGAAAAAGTTTACTCTTCCCAGTCCTTCTCCAAACCCTGCCTCatctcttatttctctctgtatgTCATTCTTACTTGCTTATTCCATCTTATTTCCCTTCCATACATCATTCTCTTCCAGGTCTGTCCCTCACCCCCATTCCAAGGGCAGGTCAACCAGGTACATTTCCTTCCCTCTGGTTTACATCACTTTCCCTCCTGGGGATTGCCTTCTCCTTTACATCCTCCACCTTTCAAAACCATTTCTAGTGCCTTCCCTGCTAGAAGGGCCTCTTTCGATGTTCAGGTCCTCACCTGAGCCCTTCACATGTGGTTCTTTCATTAGTGAACTCCTTGGGAAAGAACGAACCCCATTTCCTGGAAACTTCCAAACTCCTCTCTCCTAATCTTGCAGCAAACATGGGCTGATTATGTTTTAGGTTCTCCAGATAATCCAAGcttgttaaatgttttcttgATAGGTGAGCCAACAGCTCCAGACCATGTTCCATCACTTCCAGAGGGGTGATGGGGCAGCTTTGAAGGAGATGGTCTCGTGCATCACCCAGAGAAAGTGCAGGGTCAGAGCCACTGCACTTAAGACAGCCAGAGAGATGGATGAGACTGATGCGGACAGTGTGGAAGAGATGGAGGTGAGGGGGTGCCCCTTGGGTGGGGAGATGCAgatgtttttagttttcttctgggAGATAAGCTCGTTTCACAGGGAAGTAATGGGGACAGGGTGGTGGTAGTTGTATTACCTAGAGGGTAGGGAACTTTACTGAGGTCATACAACCAATCCTAGCAAAGCTGGGAAGAGAGCTTGGTTCTCCAGTGGCCAGCCAAGAGGTGTTACATTTAGCGCTCTCTTGTATTTCTCCTGCAGGTCACAGCTACGAATGATGGGGCAGTTACAGATGGGTTCTGTCCCCAGCCTGAATACTCTGGTTCAGACTTCCAGACTATTAAAGAAGAGGATATAGTGGAGGATGGCTGGACTATTGTTCGCAGAAAGAAATGAGTGGGGCTGGAAACAGTTTGAGCTCTTGTTTGCTAGTTGTTTTGAGActtgtttgtggggtttttttggagGGCTGTGGGCCTCTGAACTGTTACCCCATTTCTACCCTCTCTCCAGTCCCCTATCCAGCTCCCTCTAGGGGAAGAAGAGCACTAGGGTCTTTATCTTGGGGTTGTGGGACCTGGTTCACCAAACCCCCTTGGGCCTTAAGTTACTGTCTAAGTAATGAGGCCTGGTTTCCCAGTACAGTGCCCCTTTGGTGCAGTTAGTGTGAGGAGAGAAGATAAGTGGCTGGAGAATCTAAATGTTTGACAGTGAGCAGGTAGACTTGGGGAGGGAGAGAACCAACAGGAGAATCAATAGTGCTGCATCAGGGATGGTGAGATGAACATGCAAATGAGACAGATGAGTTGATATGAACAAAAGTAGCTGTGGTACCTCTCTCTTCTCCCTACACCCTATACACACACAGTGCAGTTCTGAACCCCTGCCCAGAAATTGCAACCTCCCAGGAATGCTGCCATTCTGCagcccagcctccagccctgggTTCCTTCAGGAAGTCTAAGACCTTGGTGAGCCTGGGGGACCAGTCTTTTGTTTTCCGTCTCCTCCAACCTCTTTTCCAGTCTCTACATCCTACCCCATCCATCTCCAGGGATGAGGCTTAAGACCTCAAAtaatatcttactgtctaatctGTGGCTTGACCTGCCTTCTGAGAGCTGAGCTTCAGAGCTCAGCATGGGAGCAATTTCTGGGCCCATCCTAGCAGCCCGGTACTCTGGAGTGACAAACAGATGGACAAATAGAGCACAGCGCTCTGAAAAGTTTCCATAAGCCCgaaataaactgtatttttctttaaaaaacaaaacagagagtaTCCATTGTCTTCCCCCCTGTTCCCCTGTCCTGCCCAGTGGCCCTGCCATGGGTCTGGACAATAAAATACTCGGTAGCCTTGGGGCCAAGTAGAAGTTGTAAGCcatgggagaggcaggaggggtCTGGTCACCACCCCACATAGCATCATACATGTAAAGACACTGGCTGAAGGGGCAAGGTTGGGCCAGGGCCACAGGGTCAGTGGCAGAGTTGGCACTTGAGTCCAGGTCTCCTGCCTCCAGTGTTTTAGAGGGAATTGGGTGGAGGCAGGATCTGTAGGGTgttgaggggaggggagaataATCGTCTAATTCAGACAGGCCTAGCAATAGCTTCCATGGTCCCTGGGgacagggatttttaaaaattaacatcactgtaggaattttttttaaagcccacATTTTGTGAAAAGGTGAATTAAAAAACCCAAGACCCAGCATTTGGGATTGAAAGTGCCCACGATGGGAATTCAAGTATTGACTGagctgggagggaggggctggggagcccCCAGTCAGACATGGGCAGCTAAGGTGTGAGGCAGGGGGACCCAGTTCCTCCCAAACTCTCTAGGTCTTATCTTGGGGCTGGGGGGCTTCGGGGGGTTCAGCAGTGGCTCCTGAAGCTGCCACTGGTACCTCCTCCATCTCCCTGTCTTCAGACAGTGTGGGCCCTGGGCAGAACGTGTCCCCACGGCCCGCCCGACCGAGCACAGCCATCCAGCGCCGCTGTAGCTCCTCAGTCTCAGGGCTGAAGTACCAGCTTAGGTGGCTCTGGGTGATCTTGAAGACATGCCGTCTGTCAGGCCGCTCCCCTGCCTCAGGAGGCCCCACCTCAAAGCCAATGAGGGGCAGGCTGCGCTGGGCTTTTACATCCTAGGAAACCGACAGCTGGGGTTACCTTGGGGCTTCTCACTGGTTTTGCATCTGCTaaaccccctttttcttcccccactCAGGAACCTTCTATCACTCCACTGGCTCCAAGAGGAAAATGTCTGAACCTGAGCTAGAACACAGGCTGTTTCAAATACCTATTTCCTCCCACACCCAAGACCAGCTGGGCTAGTCTCTAGCATATAGCAAATAATGTTTTCAGGCCTTTGTCTAGGCGGTTGCCCTCATCTGCATGTTCTCCACTAGCAGTGTACTATCTCCACTCCAGCTTCCTCCAAGAAGCTAGCCCCCAACTCACACAACTTTTCCCTACATAACTTGGCCTACAATCACTCCTCGTCTGCAGCAGGTCTTTGTCTCTCTCACAAGGGCTGGGGGTTTCTGATTTCCTCTTAGGTTCACCCTATCCCCCAAGGCTAAGGAGAGCTCAAGGACTGAGGGGGAAATGGGGCAGACTGGTTTTACCAGGTGGCTGAAAGGATCTGAAGGAGTAGGATGCATACCTGAGGGGCTCCATAGATGTACAGCACTAAGGGTTCGTTCTCAGGGACCACAAACCATGCCTTGTGCCAGCCTTTCCCACCCTTCTCCATGTAGTGTAGGAAGCTGCAGATGACGCTGTTCTCTGCAGCCACTGAGGCTTGTTTCTGTGCCAGAGACATGGGGAGCATCAATGTTGATAGAAGGCCTAGCTTGGCTCCTCTTGGCTTCAACACCCCCTCAGTGCAGGGATTGCTAATGCTGAAGCTCATGTGGCAGGAGTGATTTGCCCCATGACCCCCAGTGAGTCAGTCAAGTTCAAAGCCAGACTTGTCTGCTGCGCTCTGGCCATGGCTGCTGCCTCCTAAGAGTTAGGCAGAGGGGTGTACTGCTCCTCAGGCAGGGGCACCTAAATATCAGGTAAGCATTCTTTCTTTAATCAGTCCATTCATTCAGGTGCacctttttttcatctttaatcaCACATCCATTCTCTACACTCAGCAAGAGGCAGCCAAACATTGTAGTTAAGGGGACTGGGTGGGTGGGTAAGGCAGTCTGGCTCAAATTCCCAGCTCTAGATGAAAATGTATTGAGACGAGGAAGGAGAGCATATAGGGTTGTAAGACTTAAATGAACTACTATatgcaaagtgcttagaataatgcctggcacagggtAAGCATTCTTTAAGTGTTAAATACCTCAATTTGGTTCAAACCAAAAAGTGTGTGTTATGTGCATGTGCCTAGAAAGATAGGAAGCATGTGCATAGTGGTCATCTAGTGGGTAGAAGGAATACAGTGTTTTAATTATGTTTGTTTATACTGTCCAACTTTCTTCAGGGCACATACTTTGTAATAAGGAAACataatttgttaaattttttaaaatcccagctctgccactcattGGCTGTGTAACTTGGGTAAATagcttccctgagcctcagtttcctcatttgtaaaatagggacaATAATATCATGGACAGATTGGTTACGGTGAGGATTAAATGTCTAGGTAAAgcacttaaataaaaataacttgtgTTCATTCACTCTTACACTCAGTGTACTCTCAGTCTGGTCACTTGCTCAGTGGGTGCCCAGGCCTCAGTCACActgggtgggtggctggggccCATGTGATCCATGTGGGAGTGTTAGTCAGGGGCCTGGCTCTTACCTCCAGGATAGATCTCCGGCGCTGGGGTGTATGCTGGCTGCAGGCTGGGCTGCTCCCAGGCACCCCATGCAAGGCCACATAGCAGTCAGTACACACACGGTTGGAGCGGTTGTTGTCATAGATGAGGCGGGCCCGGAACTCAGAGCACTTCCCACAGACCACCTGGGGTGGCAAGTGGGCAAGAGCAGCCTGATGAAAGCAGGCCTTCCCCTTCAGTGTACCAAATCCCACAGCAGACTCTCAGCCTCCCCCACCTTGGAGGGTACCCACTCAGAAGAGGGCCTTCAGGCTGCCAGTCAGTCTGCTCCCTAGCTCTGCCCCTGCTTCCCAACACTCACATGCCCGCAGGCCTTGCAGTGGTGCCTGCGTTTGGTGATAGAATTGAAAGGCTCCTGGCAGCGCATACACATGGTGACTTCCTTTTCTCGGATGGGTGTAGGTGCCCGCTTCCCAAGATCCACGTTCTGGAGAGAGGGCCAGGTTCCAGGTCAGAGACAGCTATTCCCAGCCCAGTCCAGCCAGCCCTTGCCTCTGTGCCAAGACTTGGATCATCATTGGGAGGCAGCAGACACATTCAAAAGACCTGCCTTTGAGTCCTGGCTCTATCCCAACCTCACTGTACTATTGAAGGCAATTCACACCTCAGTTTCGCCAGTGATTTCtctgcattcctaccaacagaaGACTGCAGAGGTCATGCACTGCCATTCTGGTCTTCACTTTCTGGAGCGGGGTGAGGAGCACCTCAAGGTGAGGTGGGAAATTGAAGGCTTGGGAGAGATTTCAGtgcagggaaagggggtgggaacTTACTGGAGAATTAGGAGGTGTGTCTTCATCTTCCCTGTTTGTTGAGTTCAACAGTTTGAAGGTCTCCAGCGTCTGTTCATGCTTCAGGAGGGTGGAGTTGATGGCCTGGAGGTGTAAGAAATGAGACatcagatcacctaacaaccgaCCCATTTCCATCTTCACCTCACCATACTGTGACCTAGACTGGAGGCAGAAAGGTTGGTTCTAGACCCAGTTCTGCCCCTTGATAGGCATATAACCTTGAGCATGTCCCTTCCCAAATCTAGGTCTCAGTTCTTATATTTGTGAAATAGGGGAGGGGGATCAGTGGCTGAAAAACCTCAGAAGGCCTTCCTGTCCACTGAGCTTTCAGTTTTATAGAGCTTAACTCACTGGGGTTACACCCTCAGAGGAGCCAACTTTCTACAGGAAGAATTTCTGAGTTTCTACTTAACATCTGGACCTAAGTTTGCTTATCTGTGAAATGCGGATGGTAAAATTTGTTGCAAGGTAGGTGTCCAGGCCCATTCTGGTCAGATGTGAGTTTTAGGGGAGAGGCCACCCATCCCTAAGAGACCTGTTAATACTCCTCTAGTTCCCCTACCACAAAGCCTTCTTGGATTTTACCTGGACCcagtctttcttctcttcctcagtccttgggggaaaaaaagaaagatgtcgGGTTAGGCAGGCCAACCAAAAGCAATTGCAGTGGTAAAGAGCAGGTGTTTTGGaaccagacagacctgggtttgttGAGCCTTTTTTGCTCCTTCACTTATTACttatgtgaccttaggcaagtcatatAGCCTGAGTTCTTTTTAATTCAATAGTTACTAATACCTTTCAGATCCTATGCTAGGAACTTGGGCCTCAGAGAGGACCCTACCCCTGAGGAGCTTTTGGTCTAGTGGGAGAGACAGGGACAATACAGGGGAATCAGTGCTGTGACAGAGTGAAAATAGGGCTGAGGAGCCCAGAAGAGGAGACCTGCCCCAGCCTGCTAAGGAAGGTTCCTCAAGGATGTGCTAGGCCTCAGGTAGAGGGCTAAGGGTGAGGTGTGTATAAA
This DNA window, taken from Manis pentadactyla isolate mManPen7 chromosome X, mManPen7.hap1, whole genome shotgun sequence, encodes the following:
- the TSR2 gene encoding pre-rRNA-processing protein TSR2 homolog isoform X2, with product MFSEEKASPAKLSDLELDEVEDFLGELMTNEFDTVVEDGSLPQVSQQLQTMFHHFQRGDGAALKEMVSCITQRKCRVRATALKTAREMDETDADSVEEMEVTATNDGAVTDGFCPQPEYSGSDFQTIKEEDIVEDGWTIVRRKK
- the TSR2 gene encoding pre-rRNA-processing protein TSR2 homolog isoform X1 — protein: MHDVVLSRKMAGAGADLRGHFRAGVRAALEAWPALQIAVENGFGGVHSQEKAEWLGHAVEEYFFRNADLELDEVEDFLGELMTNEFDTVVEDGSLPQVSQQLQTMFHHFQRGDGAALKEMVSCITQRKCRVRATALKTAREMDETDADSVEEMEVTATNDGAVTDGFCPQPEYSGSDFQTIKEEDIVEDGWTIVRRKK
- the TSR2 gene encoding pre-rRNA-processing protein TSR2 homolog isoform X3 → MTNEFDTVVEDGSLPQVSQQLQTMFHHFQRGDGAALKEMVSCITQRKCRVRATALKTAREMDETDADSVEEMEVTATNDGAVTDGFCPQPEYSGSDFQTIKEEDIVEDGWTIVRRKK
- the TSR2 gene encoding pre-rRNA-processing protein TSR2 homolog isoform X4, encoding MVSQQLQTMFHHFQRGDGAALKEMVSCITQRKCRVRATALKTAREMDETDADSVEEMEVTATNDGAVTDGFCPQPEYSGSDFQTIKEEDIVEDGWTIVRRKK